In a genomic window of Azospirillum lipoferum 4B:
- a CDS encoding TRAP transporter large permease, with protein sequence MELMILSITFFGFLILGIPVAFAIGLSALCTILYEGLPVAVVFQQMMSGMNVFSFLAIPFFVFSGELMLHGGVADKIVAAAKSMVGHIRGGLGMSNVVACTLFGGVAGSPVADVSAMGAVMIPMMKREGYHADYAVNVTTHAALVGALMPTSHNMIIYALAAGGKASIGALIAAGLMPALLLMVCNLGAAYYVAVKRGYPKGSFPGWDILLHSFAAALPGMLIVVIILAGITSGVFTATESASVAVIYALLLTTLVYRTLTLEKFLAAAAKTVKTTGVVLLLIGVSTMFQYLMGLYEVADMTGELLAGISSNPIVIFLLINIILFLLGTFMDMASTILICTPIFLPIAMTYGMDPVQFGIVMLINCALGLNTPPVGTTQFIGCAIGGVSVGEVMRSITPFYGALFVALLLVTYVPAFSLWLPRLLMN encoded by the coding sequence ATGGAACTGATGATCCTCAGCATCACCTTCTTCGGCTTCCTCATCCTCGGCATTCCGGTCGCCTTCGCCATCGGCCTGTCGGCGCTCTGCACCATCCTCTATGAAGGCCTGCCCGTCGCGGTGGTCTTCCAGCAGATGATGTCGGGCATGAACGTCTTCTCGTTCCTGGCCATTCCCTTCTTCGTCTTCTCGGGCGAGCTGATGCTGCACGGCGGCGTCGCCGACAAGATCGTCGCCGCGGCGAAGAGCATGGTCGGCCACATCCGCGGCGGTCTCGGCATGTCCAACGTGGTGGCCTGCACCCTGTTCGGCGGTGTCGCCGGCTCCCCCGTCGCCGACGTGTCGGCCATGGGCGCCGTGATGATCCCGATGATGAAGCGGGAGGGCTACCACGCCGACTACGCGGTCAACGTCACCACCCACGCCGCGCTGGTCGGCGCGCTGATGCCGACCAGCCACAACATGATCATCTATGCGCTGGCCGCCGGCGGAAAGGCGTCCATCGGCGCGCTGATCGCCGCAGGCCTGATGCCGGCGCTGCTGCTGATGGTCTGCAACCTGGGCGCCGCCTATTACGTCGCGGTGAAGCGCGGCTATCCCAAGGGGTCCTTCCCCGGCTGGGACATCCTGCTGCACAGCTTCGCCGCCGCCCTGCCGGGCATGCTGATCGTCGTCATCATCCTGGCCGGCATCACCAGCGGCGTGTTCACCGCGACCGAATCGGCCTCCGTGGCCGTGATCTACGCGCTGCTGCTGACCACGCTGGTCTACCGCACGCTGACCCTGGAGAAGTTCCTGGCCGCCGCCGCCAAGACGGTGAAGACCACCGGCGTGGTGCTGCTGCTGATCGGCGTGTCGACGATGTTCCAGTACCTCATGGGGCTCTACGAGGTGGCGGACATGACCGGCGAGCTGCTGGCTGGCATTTCGTCCAACCCCATCGTCATCTTCCTGCTGATCAACATCATCCTGTTCCTGCTGGGCACCTTCATGGACATGGCCAGCACGATCCTGATCTGCACGCCGATCTTCCTGCCGATCGCCATGACCTATGGCATGGACCCGGTGCAGTTCGGCATCGTGATGCTGATCAACTGCGCGCTTGGCCTGAACACCCCGCCGGTCGGCACCACCCAGTTCATCGGCTGCGCCATCGGCGGCGTTTCGGTGGGCGAGGTGATGCGCTCCATCACGCCCTTCTACGGGGCGCTGTTCGTGGCGTTGCTGCTGGTCACCTATGTTCCGGCCTTCTCGCTGTGGCTGCCGCGTCTGCTGATGAACTGA
- the cobA gene encoding uroporphyrinogen-III C-methyltransferase: MSFESSIPESVLVPFAPGSVWLAGSGPGDPGLLTLLALQGLRQADVIVHDALVAERIMALASPSARLEFAGKRGGRPSAHQDDITNRLIELAKEGHRVLRLKGGDPFVFGRGGEEAQALAAHGIPFRIVPGITSGIAGPAYAGIPATHRDTNQAVILATGHSLGGGPDWRALAATKAPLILYMGWKALPTIAAELMAGGLSADTPVGVVTEATTANQKSLVTSLGTCVADLAASGLEPPAIIVIGEMVRLRPALDWLPGQMALQNARENNG; encoded by the coding sequence ATGTCGTTTGAGTCGTCCATTCCCGAAAGCGTCCTGGTCCCCTTCGCCCCCGGCAGCGTCTGGCTGGCCGGCTCCGGCCCCGGCGATCCCGGCCTGCTGACCCTGCTGGCGCTGCAAGGTCTAAGGCAAGCCGACGTCATCGTCCATGACGCGCTGGTCGCCGAACGGATCATGGCGCTCGCCAGCCCGTCGGCAAGGCTGGAGTTCGCCGGAAAGCGCGGCGGCCGTCCCTCCGCCCATCAGGACGACATCACCAACCGCCTGATCGAACTGGCGAAGGAGGGCCACCGCGTCCTACGCCTGAAGGGCGGCGACCCCTTCGTCTTCGGCCGCGGCGGGGAGGAGGCGCAGGCGCTGGCCGCCCACGGCATCCCCTTCCGCATCGTCCCCGGCATCACCTCCGGCATCGCCGGCCCGGCCTATGCCGGCATTCCGGCGACCCACCGCGACACCAACCAGGCGGTGATCCTGGCGACCGGCCACTCGCTGGGCGGCGGGCCGGACTGGCGGGCGCTGGCCGCCACCAAGGCACCGCTGATCCTCTATATGGGCTGGAAGGCGCTGCCGACCATCGCGGCGGAGCTGATGGCCGGCGGCCTGTCCGCCGACACCCCCGTCGGCGTGGTGACGGAGGCGACGACCGCCAACCAGAAGAGCCTCGTCACCAGCCTCGGCACCTGCGTCGCCGATCTGGCGGCGAGCGGGCTGGAGCCGCCCGCCATCATCGTGATCGGCGAGATGGTGCGGCTGCGCCCGGCGCTGGACTGGCTGCCGGGCCAGATGGCGCTGCAAAATGCCAGAGAGAACAATGGCTAA
- a CDS encoding TerC family protein: protein MMELFTTEALLALLQVIMIDLVLAGDNAIVIGLAAAGLPREQRGKAILIGILAATVLRIAFAAVTTQLLQIIGLLLAGGVLLLWVCWKMWRELRQSHEEDEAVEVLEDDGGAEAAGPRKTLGQAVWQIVIADVSMSLDNVLAVAGAAREHLGVLVIGLTLSIALMGLAASVIARILQKHRWLAYVGLAVILYVALHMIYRGALEVWPLVNGHG from the coding sequence ATGATGGAGCTATTCACAACTGAGGCGCTTCTCGCGCTGCTTCAGGTCATCATGATCGACCTGGTGCTGGCCGGCGACAACGCCATCGTCATCGGCCTGGCTGCCGCCGGACTGCCGCGGGAACAGCGCGGCAAGGCCATCCTGATCGGCATCCTGGCCGCCACCGTGCTGCGCATCGCCTTCGCGGCGGTCACCACCCAGCTTCTCCAGATCATCGGGCTTCTGCTGGCCGGCGGCGTGCTGCTGCTGTGGGTCTGCTGGAAGATGTGGCGCGAGCTGCGCCAGTCCCATGAGGAGGACGAGGCGGTCGAGGTGCTGGAGGACGACGGCGGAGCCGAGGCGGCCGGCCCGCGCAAGACCCTGGGACAGGCGGTCTGGCAGATCGTCATCGCCGACGTGTCGATGTCGCTGGACAATGTCCTGGCCGTGGCCGGCGCCGCGCGCGAGCATCTGGGGGTGCTGGTCATCGGCCTGACCCTGTCGATCGCCCTGATGGGCCTTGCCGCCAGCGTCATCGCCCGCATTCTGCAGAAGCACCGCTGGCTGGCCTATGTCGGCCTCGCCGTCATCCTGTATGTCGCCCTGCACATGATCTACCGCGGCGCCCTGGAAGTGTGGCCGCTGGTGAACGGTCACGGTTGA
- the bluB gene encoding 5,6-dimethylbenzimidazole synthase — protein sequence MAEEKDDAFTPAERDALYKAIFSRRDVRGQFRPDPVPDEVLTRILLAAHHAPSVGFMQPWNFIVITDQEVKSRIHADFTRATEEAAAMFEGERRSLYSRLKLEGIREAPINLCITCDRERSGPVVLGRTHMPAMDLYSCVCAVQNLWLAARAEGLGVGWVSILHEDALRDALGIPERIVPIAYLCLGHVTHFEATPELESKGWRKRLPLEDLVFRDRWQGE from the coding sequence ATGGCCGAAGAGAAGGATGACGCCTTCACGCCGGCCGAGCGCGACGCGCTCTACAAGGCGATCTTCTCCCGCCGCGACGTGCGCGGGCAGTTCCGGCCCGATCCGGTGCCGGACGAGGTGCTGACCCGCATCCTGCTGGCCGCCCACCATGCGCCGTCGGTGGGCTTCATGCAGCCCTGGAACTTCATCGTCATCACCGACCAGGAGGTGAAGTCGCGCATCCACGCCGACTTCACCCGCGCCACCGAGGAAGCGGCGGCGATGTTCGAGGGCGAGCGCCGCAGCCTCTACAGCCGCCTGAAATTGGAAGGCATCCGCGAGGCGCCGATCAATCTCTGCATCACCTGCGACCGCGAACGCTCCGGCCCGGTGGTGCTCGGCCGCACCCACATGCCGGCGATGGACCTCTACAGCTGCGTCTGCGCCGTGCAGAATCTGTGGCTGGCGGCGCGGGCGGAAGGGCTGGGGGTCGGCTGGGTCAGCATCCTGCACGAGGACGCGCTGCGGGACGCGCTGGGCATCCCGGAGCGGATCGTGCCGATCGCCTATCTCTGCCTCGGCCACGTTACCCATTTCGAGGCGACGCCGGAACTGGAAAGCAAGGGCTGGCGCAAGCGCCTGCCGCTGGAGGATCTGGTGTTCCGCGACCGTTGGCAGGGGGAATGA
- a CDS encoding Gfo/Idh/MocA family protein, producing MAAPIAPSAASGRRRIGVIGLGMASAPHAQSLIDLRDRVEVAGCFSPSAERRAAFAARHGLPVVERMESLLEDPALSAILLLTPPDSHAELVARCAAAGKHVLLEKPLDATPEGARAVVSAMEAAGLTLGVVLQHRFRASVERLAGLMRDGTLGRPLSAAVSVRWWRDAAYYAQPGRGMRSRDGGGVLLTQAIHTLDAFVGLLGLPERVAGFAATSVLRSPATGMGKCMDTEDVVAAALGYGNGMLATIDATTAAYPGYPERIEIAGTGGSAVLSGDRLEVQLVGGGRISAGEDGATLGGGADPMAFSHQHHRAVLSDFLDALDEGRRPRVDGREALKVHRLIEAILQAAAGNSTVEVADR from the coding sequence ATGGCCGCCCCGATCGCTCCTTCGGCCGCATCCGGCCGCCGCCGCATCGGCGTGATCGGCCTGGGCATGGCCTCGGCCCCCCATGCGCAGAGCCTGATCGACCTTCGGGACCGGGTGGAGGTGGCGGGCTGTTTCAGCCCGTCGGCCGAGCGCCGCGCCGCCTTCGCCGCCCGCCACGGACTGCCGGTGGTCGAGCGGATGGAGTCGCTGCTGGAGGATCCGGCGCTGTCGGCCATCCTGCTGCTGACCCCGCCCGACAGCCATGCCGAACTGGTCGCCCGCTGTGCCGCCGCCGGAAAGCATGTGCTGCTGGAAAAGCCGCTGGACGCCACGCCGGAGGGCGCGCGCGCCGTGGTTTCGGCGATGGAGGCGGCCGGGCTGACGCTGGGGGTCGTCCTGCAGCACCGCTTCCGCGCCTCGGTGGAGCGGCTGGCCGGGCTGATGCGCGACGGCACGCTGGGCCGGCCGCTGTCGGCGGCGGTGTCGGTGCGCTGGTGGCGCGATGCCGCCTATTACGCCCAGCCCGGCCGCGGCATGAGGTCGCGGGACGGCGGCGGGGTGCTGCTGACCCAGGCGATCCACACGCTGGACGCCTTCGTCGGGCTGCTCGGCCTGCCGGAGCGGGTCGCCGGCTTCGCCGCCACCAGCGTACTGCGCAGCCCGGCCACGGGCATGGGTAAATGCATGGATACGGAAGATGTGGTCGCCGCCGCACTCGGCTATGGCAACGGCATGCTGGCGACCATCGACGCCACCACCGCCGCCTATCCCGGCTATCCCGAGCGGATCGAGATCGCCGGAACCGGCGGGTCCGCCGTGCTGTCCGGCGACCGGCTGGAGGTGCAGCTGGTCGGCGGCGGGCGCATCTCCGCCGGCGAGGACGGCGCCACGCTGGGCGGCGGCGCCGACCCGATGGCCTTCTCGCACCAGCATCACCGCGCCGTTCTGTCCGATTTCCTCGACGCGCTCGACGAAGGGCGCCGGCCGCGGGTGGACGGGCGGGAGGCGCTGAAGGTGCACCGCCTGATCGAGGCCATCCTGCAAGCCGCCGCCGGAAACTCAACCGTGGAGGTCGCCGACCGCTGA
- a CDS encoding GntR family transcriptional regulator produces MPSGNPPAKTGSTAATRPAKSGKAAPLQLRLPARRDVRRGPTAADAIHRDLRAEIVSLRRKPGDPIVEKQIAEAYGVSRTPVREAVLRLADEGLIEIFPQSGTFVARIPLEALPEAGVIRKVLERATVRFAAERASRSQIAALRACLEQQREVDAAGDANGFHQADETFHALITEMAGYPGFWTIIQQAKVQLDRCRRLTLPVPGRMRTVIAEHEAIVEAIANHDPDRAEQSLILHLDNLQITVDDVRNAAPLYFSGSLSDAGLTGAAMEGTP; encoded by the coding sequence ATGCCATCGGGCAACCCGCCGGCCAAAACCGGTTCCACCGCAGCCACCCGTCCGGCCAAGTCCGGCAAGGCCGCTCCGCTCCAGCTCCGCCTGCCGGCACGGCGCGACGTGCGGCGCGGCCCGACGGCGGCCGACGCCATCCACCGCGATCTGCGGGCGGAGATCGTGTCGCTGAGGCGCAAGCCGGGCGACCCCATCGTCGAGAAGCAGATCGCCGAGGCCTATGGCGTCAGCCGCACGCCGGTGCGCGAGGCGGTGCTGAGGTTGGCGGACGAGGGGCTGATCGAGATCTTCCCGCAATCCGGCACCTTCGTCGCCCGCATCCCGCTGGAGGCGCTGCCGGAAGCCGGCGTGATCCGCAAGGTGCTGGAGCGCGCCACCGTGCGTTTCGCGGCGGAGCGCGCCAGCCGCAGCCAGATCGCCGCCCTGCGCGCCTGCCTGGAGCAGCAGCGCGAGGTCGATGCGGCCGGCGACGCCAACGGCTTCCATCAGGCCGACGAGACCTTCCATGCCCTGATCACCGAAATGGCGGGCTATCCCGGATTCTGGACGATCATTCAGCAGGCCAAGGTCCAGCTCGACCGCTGCCGGCGGCTGACCCTGCCGGTTCCCGGCCGCATGCGCACGGTGATCGCCGAACATGAGGCCATCGTCGAAGCCATCGCCAACCATGACCCGGACCGGGCCGAACAGAGCCTGATCCTGCATCTGGACAACCTGCAGATCACGGTGGACGACGTGCGCAATGCCGCACCGCTCTATTTCTCCGGCAGCCTGAGCGACGCAGGACTGACAGGCGCAGCCATGGAAGGAACGCCCTGA
- a CDS encoding cobyrinate a,c-diamide synthase codes for MPERTMAKGLIIAAPASGTGKTTLTLGLLAALRARGVAVGAVKSGPDYIDPAFHRAATGRPSVNLDTWAMGPDLLDGLAARAAEGADLLVCEALMGLFDGVAGVGATGTGSTAEIAARTGWPVLLVVNAKGQSQSAAALVKGFATYRDDVTIGGVVLNNVGSPRHTALAGNAIEALGIPLLGALPRASDLSLPERHLGLVQADETEGLADRLAALGRFVAEHVDLDRVVALAKPSKAGPGSDAPALPPLGQRIAIARDAAFTFVYPHLTAGWQAAGAELCFFSPLADEAPSPDADAVYLPGGYPELHAGRLAANHAFRDGLRAAAERVPVYGECGGYMVMGETLEDADGVSHPMTGLLGVRTSFAKRRLHLGYRRAALLADGPLGPAGSPLMGHEFHYASTLARGNDAPLLHATAADGSDLGALGSRRGLALGSFVHLIARG; via the coding sequence ATGCCAGAGAGAACAATGGCTAAGGGCCTCATCATCGCCGCCCCGGCCTCGGGCACCGGCAAGACCACCCTGACGCTGGGGCTGCTGGCGGCGCTCCGCGCCCGCGGCGTGGCGGTGGGGGCGGTGAAGTCGGGGCCGGACTACATCGACCCGGCCTTCCACCGCGCCGCCACCGGCCGGCCGAGCGTGAACCTCGACACATGGGCGATGGGGCCGGACCTGCTGGACGGGCTGGCCGCCCGCGCCGCCGAGGGCGCCGACCTGCTGGTCTGCGAAGCGCTGATGGGCCTGTTCGACGGGGTTGCCGGCGTCGGCGCCACCGGCACCGGCTCGACGGCGGAGATCGCGGCGCGCACCGGCTGGCCGGTGTTGCTGGTGGTGAACGCCAAGGGCCAGTCGCAGTCGGCCGCAGCATTGGTGAAGGGCTTCGCCACCTACCGCGACGACGTGACCATCGGCGGCGTCGTGCTGAACAATGTCGGCAGCCCGCGCCACACCGCGCTGGCCGGCAACGCCATCGAGGCGCTGGGCATTCCGCTGCTGGGCGCCCTGCCCCGCGCGTCGGATCTCAGCCTGCCCGAACGCCACCTCGGCCTCGTCCAGGCCGACGAGACGGAGGGGCTGGCCGACCGGCTGGCCGCGCTCGGCCGCTTCGTCGCCGAGCATGTCGATCTCGACCGCGTCGTCGCGCTGGCGAAACCGTCGAAGGCCGGTCCCGGCAGCGATGCCCCCGCCCTGCCGCCGCTGGGCCAGCGCATCGCCATCGCGCGGGATGCCGCATTCACCTTCGTCTATCCGCACCTGACCGCCGGCTGGCAGGCCGCCGGGGCGGAGTTGTGTTTCTTCTCCCCCCTGGCGGACGAAGCGCCCTCGCCGGATGCCGATGCCGTCTATCTGCCCGGCGGCTATCCGGAGCTGCATGCCGGCCGCCTCGCCGCCAATCACGCCTTCCGCGACGGGCTGCGCGCGGCGGCGGAGCGGGTGCCGGTCTATGGCGAGTGCGGCGGCTACATGGTGATGGGGGAGACGCTGGAGGATGCCGACGGCGTCTCCCACCCGATGACCGGGCTGCTGGGGGTGCGCACCTCCTTCGCCAAGCGTCGGCTGCATCTGGGCTATCGCCGGGCGGCTCTGCTGGCCGACGGGCCGCTGGGACCGGCGGGATCGCCGCTGATGGGGCACGAGTTCCACTATGCCTCGACCCTTGCCCGCGGCAACGACGCGCCGCTGCTGCATGCCACGGCAGCGGACGGCAGCGACCTGGGCGCGCTCGGCAGCCGGCGCGGACTGGCGCTGGGGTCCTTCGTCCACCTGATCGCGCGGGGGTAA
- a CDS encoding TRAP transporter small permease, with product MDIELQAMDVSPPHSAGWLTRMNAALARTGMYVAIIGLMAIVAVVFYQVFGRYVLNNSPTWAESLAIVLVLYVTLIGAAVGVRDAGHIGLESLLVMLSDSARRKMDIFIYALVGIFGGCMAYNGWVLGSSVMSYTIPNLHISEAVRYVPLVLSGVLIVLFSIEHIVAILRGEEVKPSWN from the coding sequence ATGGATATCGAGCTGCAAGCAATGGATGTCAGCCCGCCGCATTCCGCCGGCTGGCTGACCCGGATGAACGCGGCGCTGGCCAGGACCGGCATGTATGTCGCCATCATCGGTCTGATGGCAATCGTCGCGGTCGTCTTTTATCAGGTGTTCGGCCGCTACGTGCTGAACAACTCGCCGACCTGGGCGGAAAGCCTGGCCATCGTGCTGGTGCTGTACGTCACCCTGATCGGTGCCGCCGTCGGCGTCCGCGACGCCGGCCACATCGGGCTCGAATCCCTGCTGGTGATGCTGTCTGACAGTGCGCGGCGCAAGATGGACATCTTCATCTACGCGCTGGTCGGAATCTTCGGCGGCTGCATGGCCTACAACGGCTGGGTTCTCGGCAGTTCGGTCATGTCCTACACGATCCCCAACCTTCACATCTCCGAAGCCGTGCGTTACGTGCCGCTGGTCCTGTCGGGTGTGCTGATCGTCCTGTTCTCCATCGAGCATATCGTCGCCATCCTGCGCGGCGAGGAGGTAAAGCCGTCATGGAACTGA
- a CDS encoding TRAP transporter substrate-binding protein, with protein MKFALTSVRTALLAACAVCSMMAAPMLSAPAAARDFRSADIHPTDYPTVEAARYVGKLLAERTNGRLGIKVFPNGALGNEKDTIEQLKIGALEMMRINVAPLNNVVPETMVTALPFIFRDTGHMRRVLDGPVGDEILAAMESQGMVGLAFYDSGSRNMYSAAKPYKTLADMKGAKIRVQQSDLFVAMIQALGANATPMPFGEVYTALKTGIVDAAENNYPSYESSRHFEAAKYYTLTEHAMAPEVLVFSKVAWDRLSKDDQALVRKAAKESVPYMRKLWEEREQKSKDVVVKAGAQIVEVTNKQEFIDAMKPVYDKFANTPKLQSLVQRVQETK; from the coding sequence ATGAAGTTTGCACTGACTTCGGTCCGCACCGCGCTGCTGGCCGCCTGTGCCGTCTGCAGCATGATGGCTGCGCCGATGCTGTCGGCTCCGGCCGCCGCGCGCGACTTCCGGTCCGCCGACATCCACCCGACCGACTACCCGACCGTCGAGGCGGCGCGCTATGTCGGCAAGCTGCTGGCGGAACGCACCAACGGCCGTCTCGGCATCAAGGTGTTCCCGAACGGCGCCCTCGGCAACGAAAAGGACACCATCGAGCAGCTGAAGATCGGCGCGCTCGAGATGATGCGCATCAACGTGGCGCCGCTGAACAACGTGGTGCCGGAGACGATGGTCACCGCGCTGCCCTTCATCTTCCGTGACACCGGCCATATGCGCCGCGTTCTGGACGGCCCGGTCGGCGACGAAATCCTGGCGGCGATGGAAAGCCAGGGCATGGTCGGCCTCGCCTTCTACGACAGCGGCTCGCGCAACATGTATTCGGCCGCCAAGCCCTACAAGACTCTGGCCGACATGAAGGGCGCCAAGATCCGCGTCCAGCAGTCCGACCTGTTCGTCGCCATGATCCAGGCGCTGGGCGCCAACGCCACGCCGATGCCCTTCGGCGAGGTCTACACCGCGCTGAAGACCGGCATCGTGGACGCGGCGGAGAACAACTACCCGTCGTATGAGTCCTCGCGCCACTTCGAGGCAGCCAAGTACTACACGCTGACCGAACATGCGATGGCGCCGGAAGTGCTGGTCTTCTCCAAGGTCGCCTGGGACCGCCTGTCGAAGGACGACCAGGCCCTGGTCCGCAAGGCCGCCAAGGAGTCTGTGCCCTACATGCGCAAGCTGTGGGAAGAGCGCGAGCAGAAGTCGAAGGACGTCGTCGTGAAGGCCGGCGCCCAAATCGTCGAAGTCACCAACAAGCAGGAATTCATCGATGCGATGAAGCCTGTCTACGACAAGTTCGCCAACACGCCGAAGCTCCAGAGCCTCGTGCAGCGCGTCCAGGAAACCAAGTAA